A stretch of the Nerophis ophidion isolate RoL-2023_Sa linkage group LG27, RoL_Noph_v1.0, whole genome shotgun sequence genome encodes the following:
- the LOC133544564 gene encoding small integral membrane protein 11-like has product MINWKVLDNIPILLYILALKTLILCLGFAGVKIYQSKKADAALKLQQAERKKLAQRTQELVENLKED; this is encoded by the exons ATGATCAACTGGAAG GTTTTGGACAACATACCCATACTGTTGTACATCTTGGCGCTGAAAACCCTCATCCTGTGCTTGGGCTTCGCCGGGGTGAAGATCTACCAAAGTAAAAAGGCCGATGCGGCCTTAAAGCTGCAGCAGGCGGAGAGGAAGAAGCTTGCCCAGCGGACACAAGAGCTCGTCGAGAACTTGAAGGAAGACTGA